A single genomic interval of Macadamia integrifolia cultivar HAES 741 chromosome 6, SCU_Mint_v3, whole genome shotgun sequence harbors:
- the LOC122082809 gene encoding major strawberry allergen Fra a 1.08-like, with product MGVTTISTEFSSPIPPARLFKAAILDAHNLLPKILPDKIKSIEIQGDGGAGSIKQINLADDGPFDFIKHRIEEVDGQNFKCKFTLIEGAVIGEKIEKVVDTVQFVASADGGSICKGTSEFYTIGDYTMGEDEIQMGKDMATGTFKMVEEYLLQNPTAYA from the exons ATGGGTGTGACCACCATTAGCACCGAGTTCAGCAGCCCAATCCCTCCTGCTAGGCTTTTCAAGGCTGCAATCCTTGATGCACACAACTTACTTCCCAAGATCCTTCCCGACAAGATTAAATCCATTGAGATTCAAGGTGATGGTGGTGCTGGATCTATCAAACAGATCAACTTGGCTGATG ATGGTCCTTTCGACTTCATCAAGCATCGGATCGAAGAAGTCGATGGACAGAATTTTAAGTGCAAGTTTACTCTGATCGAAGGTGCTGTCATAGGTGAAAAGATTGAAAAGGTTGTGGATACGGTTCAGTTTGTGGCCTCTGCAGACGGGGGATCCATATGTAAGGGTACTTCTGAATTTTACACTATTGGTGACTACACTATGGGTGAAGATGAAATCCAGATGGGCAAGGACATGGCCACTGGGACGTTCAAGATGGTGGAAGAGTACCTCTTGCAGAACCCAACTGCCTATGCTTAA